One Cohnella candidum genomic region harbors:
- a CDS encoding long-chain-fatty-acid--CoA ligase, with amino-acid sequence MPNKPWLKEYPAEVPPTYEYPKRNLAHFLVDSASAHPDRIALEFLGKRINYRSLLASSRRFANALLRLGVRKGDRVAVMLPNCPQGVIAYYGTLLMGGIVVMTNPLYMPRELEHQLRDSGAKVIVTLDQLVGRVKKATAARPLDHLIVTTIQDYLPFPKNLLFPLKQKKEGKYVKIDYGGNVHAFRELLNRSPADAEEVSVDADRDLALVQYTGGTTGLAKGVMLTHSNLVANTIQSRLWCYRIESAQERLLAALPFFHVFGLTCLLNLGIYTAGTLILLPRYEPGQVLETIQKQRPTMFPGAPTMYIGLMNHPRIKEYDLSSIKCCISGAASLPHQVQERFETLTGGKLIEGYGLTEASPVTHANNIWGKRKNGSIGIPFPDTQARIVYPDSFEDVEPGEIGELAVSGPQVMQGYWNRPEETERVLRDGWLLTGDLGTMDDEGFCYILDRRKDLIIAGGYNIYPREVEEVLFEHPDVEEAAVAGVVDPYRGETVKAYIVLRQGASVGADDLKAWCKERLAVYKVPKVYEFRETLPKTMAGKVLRRKLIEEDEEKARTS; translated from the coding sequence ATGCCGAATAAACCTTGGTTGAAGGAGTATCCTGCAGAAGTTCCTCCGACTTACGAGTATCCGAAACGGAATTTGGCCCATTTTCTCGTGGATTCCGCCTCGGCGCATCCGGACAGGATCGCGCTCGAGTTTCTGGGTAAACGGATCAATTACCGTTCCCTCCTGGCGTCGTCCCGCCGCTTCGCGAACGCCCTGCTTCGGCTGGGCGTCCGCAAGGGGGATCGCGTCGCCGTGATGCTGCCGAACTGCCCGCAAGGGGTCATCGCGTATTACGGCACGCTCCTGATGGGCGGCATCGTCGTCATGACGAACCCGCTGTATATGCCTCGGGAGCTGGAGCACCAGCTGCGCGACTCTGGCGCCAAAGTCATCGTCACCTTGGACCAACTGGTCGGACGGGTCAAGAAAGCGACGGCGGCCCGCCCGCTCGACCACCTGATCGTGACGACGATCCAGGACTACTTGCCGTTTCCCAAAAACCTGCTGTTTCCGCTGAAGCAGAAGAAGGAAGGCAAGTACGTCAAAATCGACTACGGCGGCAATGTCCATGCTTTCCGGGAGCTGTTGAACCGCTCTCCGGCCGATGCAGAGGAGGTCTCGGTCGATGCCGACCGCGATCTTGCCCTGGTCCAATACACCGGAGGAACGACCGGACTCGCCAAAGGCGTAATGCTCACGCACTCCAATCTCGTGGCCAATACGATCCAAAGCCGGCTCTGGTGTTATCGGATCGAGAGCGCCCAGGAAAGGCTGCTAGCGGCGCTGCCGTTTTTTCACGTTTTCGGCCTGACCTGCCTGCTGAATCTCGGCATCTATACCGCAGGCACGCTCATCTTGCTTCCCCGGTATGAGCCCGGGCAGGTGCTGGAGACGATCCAGAAGCAGCGGCCGACGATGTTCCCCGGAGCCCCGACGATGTACATCGGCCTCATGAACCATCCGAGGATCAAGGAGTACGACCTGTCCTCCATCAAGTGCTGCATCAGCGGCGCCGCGTCTCTCCCGCACCAGGTGCAGGAACGTTTCGAAACGCTCACGGGAGGCAAGCTGATCGAAGGCTACGGACTCACCGAAGCGTCTCCGGTCACGCACGCCAACAACATTTGGGGGAAACGCAAAAACGGCTCCATCGGCATCCCGTTTCCCGACACGCAAGCGCGGATCGTTTATCCCGATTCGTTCGAGGACGTGGAGCCGGGGGAAATCGGCGAGCTTGCGGTGAGCGGGCCGCAGGTCATGCAAGGCTATTGGAACCGGCCGGAGGAGACGGAGCGCGTGCTTCGGGACGGCTGGCTGCTCACAGGAGACCTCGGGACGATGGATGATGAAGGGTTCTGTTACATTCTCGACCGCCGGAAGGACTTGATCATCGCGGGCGGCTACAATATTTATCCCCGCGAAGTAGAAGAAGTGCTGTTCGAGCATCCGGACGTCGAAGAGGCGGCGGTCGCCGGCGTCGTGGACCCGTACCGGGGCGAAACGGTCAAGGCCTACATTGTCCTGCGCCAAGGGGCGAGCGTCGGCGCGGACGACCTGAAAGCTTGGTGCAAAGAAAGACTTGCGGTTTACAAGGTTCCGAAAGTCTATGAGTTTCGGGAAACGCTCCCGAAGACGATGGCCGGCAAAGTGTTGCGGCGGAAGCTGATCGAAGAAGACGAGGAGAAAGCACGCACATCCTAA
- a CDS encoding 3-hydroxyacyl-CoA dehydrogenase/enoyl-CoA hydratase family protein, translating to MNKPIRKAAVIGSGIMGSGIAAHLANVGIPCLLLDVVPKEPSAEESAKGLTLEHPAVRNRLAAAAIAKLKKTNPAPLYDEAFADRITPGNLEDHLPQIAEVDWIIEVVVENLQVKKELLAKIESFWKPGTVVTSNTSGISINEMSADRGEAFRKSFMGTHFFNPPRYMKLLEIIPGRDTDPTLVNRMKAFCENVLGKGVVIAKDTPNFIANRIGTYGLLVTLQEMVEKGYSVEEVDAVTGPAMGRPKSATFRTLDLVGLDTFVHVADNVYGSVADGAEKAAFDTPAVLKDMVARGWLGEKSGQGFYRKVKGEGGKSEILSLDLASMEYRPQKKPSSGSLEAAKLAKGAREKTKALLTGGDRFSDLTWDILKKVLLYSAGKVGEIADSIEEIDNAMKWGFNWELGPFETWDAIGLVRSVERMEKEGETVPLWVKDWITQGNTSFYRVDNGIRFYVDEGKYKQVDQRPEVISLRSLKEQNRVVKGNGGASLIDLGDGVACLEFHSPNNAIGADILTMISQSVEEVRNNFEGMVVANQGRNFCVGANIMLLLMEAQDEEWDEVDGIIRLFQNTMYKLKRLEKPVVAAPHRMTLGGGVEACMPADQVIASAETYYGLVEVGVGLIPAGGGCKEFALRVSQNVSHPEADLQPFINQVFETIGMAKVSTSGHDAKRLGYLKPTDRVLANQDHLIYEAKQAVLRMAKAGYEPIREEKIRVVGSEGKAVMQLGAIGMRESGYISDHDLKIAKKLAHVLAGGDVPAGTLVTEQYMLDLEREAFLSLCGEPKTQQRMQHMLTKGKALRN from the coding sequence ATGAACAAACCCATTCGCAAAGCGGCCGTCATCGGCTCGGGCATCATGGGCTCCGGCATCGCGGCCCATCTCGCCAACGTTGGCATCCCCTGCTTGCTGCTGGACGTCGTGCCGAAAGAACCGAGCGCGGAGGAATCCGCCAAAGGGCTGACGCTGGAGCACCCAGCGGTCCGCAACCGACTGGCTGCGGCCGCGATCGCCAAGCTGAAGAAGACGAACCCGGCACCGCTGTACGACGAAGCTTTCGCGGATCGGATTACCCCGGGCAATCTGGAGGATCATTTGCCGCAAATCGCCGAAGTGGACTGGATTATCGAAGTGGTCGTCGAAAACCTGCAGGTCAAGAAGGAGCTGCTGGCGAAAATCGAGTCGTTTTGGAAGCCGGGCACCGTCGTCACCTCCAACACGTCGGGCATCTCGATCAACGAAATGTCGGCCGACCGAGGCGAGGCGTTCCGGAAGTCGTTCATGGGCACGCACTTTTTCAATCCTCCCCGATATATGAAACTGCTCGAAATCATCCCGGGCCGTGATACGGACCCCACTCTCGTGAACCGGATGAAAGCGTTCTGCGAAAACGTGCTCGGCAAGGGCGTCGTCATCGCCAAGGATACGCCGAACTTCATCGCCAACCGGATCGGGACCTACGGCCTGCTCGTGACGCTGCAGGAAATGGTGGAGAAAGGCTATTCGGTCGAGGAAGTCGACGCCGTCACCGGACCCGCGATGGGCCGGCCGAAAAGCGCGACCTTCCGCACGTTGGACCTTGTCGGTCTCGATACGTTCGTGCACGTGGCGGACAACGTATACGGCAGCGTCGCGGACGGCGCGGAGAAAGCGGCGTTCGACACTCCGGCTGTCCTTAAAGACATGGTGGCGAGAGGCTGGCTGGGGGAGAAGTCCGGACAAGGCTTCTACCGGAAAGTGAAAGGCGAAGGCGGTAAAAGCGAGATTTTGTCGCTCGACCTCGCCTCGATGGAATATCGGCCGCAGAAGAAACCGTCGTCGGGTTCGCTGGAAGCCGCGAAACTCGCCAAAGGAGCCCGCGAGAAAACGAAAGCGCTGCTGACGGGCGGCGACCGCTTCTCCGATTTGACGTGGGACATTTTGAAAAAGGTGCTTCTCTACTCCGCCGGCAAAGTCGGGGAAATCGCGGATTCGATCGAAGAGATCGACAATGCGATGAAATGGGGCTTCAACTGGGAACTGGGGCCTTTCGAGACATGGGACGCCATCGGGCTCGTCCGTTCGGTCGAGCGGATGGAGAAGGAAGGGGAGACCGTCCCGCTCTGGGTCAAGGATTGGATCACGCAAGGCAACACGTCGTTCTACCGGGTGGATAACGGGATCCGTTTCTACGTCGACGAGGGCAAATACAAGCAGGTGGACCAGCGGCCCGAGGTGATTTCGCTGCGCAGCCTGAAGGAACAGAACCGGGTCGTAAAAGGCAATGGTGGCGCAAGCCTGATCGACCTTGGGGACGGAGTCGCTTGCCTGGAGTTCCATTCGCCGAATAACGCGATCGGGGCCGACATCCTGACGATGATCTCGCAGAGCGTCGAGGAAGTCCGGAACAACTTCGAAGGCATGGTTGTCGCCAACCAGGGGCGGAACTTCTGCGTCGGCGCCAACATCATGCTGCTGCTGATGGAAGCGCAGGACGAGGAATGGGACGAAGTCGACGGGATCATCCGGCTGTTCCAGAATACGATGTACAAATTGAAACGGCTGGAAAAACCCGTCGTGGCCGCTCCTCACCGGATGACGCTGGGCGGCGGCGTGGAAGCGTGCATGCCCGCGGACCAGGTCATCGCGTCGGCCGAAACCTACTACGGCCTGGTAGAGGTCGGCGTCGGCCTCATCCCGGCGGGCGGCGGCTGCAAGGAGTTCGCGCTGCGGGTCAGCCAGAACGTCAGCCATCCGGAAGCGGACTTGCAGCCTTTCATCAACCAAGTGTTCGAAACGATCGGCATGGCCAAGGTTTCGACGAGCGGTCATGACGCCAAACGATTGGGCTACCTGAAGCCGACGGACCGCGTGCTGGCCAACCAGGACCACCTCATCTATGAGGCGAAGCAAGCCGTGCTGCGCATGGCCAAAGCGGGCTACGAGCCGATTCGCGAAGAGAAAATCCGGGTCGTCGGTTCGGAAGGCAAAGCGGTCATGCAGCTGGGTGCCATCGGCATGAGGGAGAGCGGCTATATCAGCGACCACGACCTGAAAATCGCCAAGAAGCTCGCGCACGTGCTGGCGGGCGGCGACGTGCCGGCCGGTACGCTCGTGACCGAACAATACATGCTCGATCTGGAGAGGGAAGCCTTCCTGAGCCTCTGCGGGGAGCCGAAAACCCAGCAGCGCATGCAGCACATGTTGACCAAAGGCAAAGCGCTTCGCAACTAA
- a CDS encoding acetyl-CoA C-acetyltransferase, with protein MREAVIVSIARTAIGKAKKGSLVQTRADDMGKAVLEAVMERTPGLAKEDVEDVIIGCAMPEGEQGLNFARIMSLYAGFPNTVPALTVNRFCSSGLQSIAFAAERIMLGHADVIIAGGVESMSHVPMTGFKISPNPRIVEEMPEVYIGMGHTAENVASRFDVSREDQDRFAVRSHEKAARAIAEGKFKEEIVPLPVELKSVDEKGKVQAKRFAFDTDEGVRADTSLEGLAKLKPAFKLGGSVTAGNSSQMSDGAAAAVVMSKERAEALGLKPLATFRSFALAGVEPEIMGVGPVKAIPKALKMAGITLDDVKLFEINEAFASQCVQIIRELGIDEEKVNVNGGAIALGHPLGCTGTKITATLIHELRRRGGGFGVVSMCIGGGMGAAGVFEVHAG; from the coding sequence ATGAGAGAAGCCGTAATCGTATCCATCGCGAGAACCGCGATCGGCAAAGCCAAGAAGGGCAGCCTCGTCCAGACGCGTGCGGATGATATGGGCAAAGCCGTGCTGGAAGCGGTGATGGAGCGGACGCCCGGCCTGGCCAAGGAGGACGTGGAAGACGTCATTATCGGCTGCGCGATGCCGGAGGGCGAGCAGGGCTTGAACTTCGCCCGGATCATGTCGCTGTACGCCGGATTTCCGAACACGGTCCCCGCGCTGACGGTCAACCGTTTTTGCTCCTCGGGGCTGCAGTCCATCGCGTTCGCGGCCGAGAGGATCATGCTGGGCCACGCGGACGTCATCATCGCCGGAGGCGTGGAAAGCATGAGCCACGTGCCGATGACGGGCTTCAAAATTTCCCCGAATCCGCGGATCGTCGAGGAGATGCCGGAGGTTTACATCGGCATGGGCCACACGGCGGAGAACGTGGCTTCTCGGTTCGACGTCTCTCGCGAGGACCAGGACCGTTTTGCCGTCCGCTCGCACGAGAAAGCGGCGAGAGCGATCGCGGAAGGCAAGTTCAAGGAAGAGATCGTCCCTCTTCCCGTGGAGCTGAAGAGCGTGGACGAGAAGGGCAAGGTGCAGGCGAAGCGGTTCGCGTTCGACACGGACGAGGGCGTGCGCGCCGACACGTCGTTGGAAGGGCTCGCCAAGCTGAAGCCGGCGTTTAAGCTGGGCGGCTCCGTCACGGCGGGCAATTCGTCGCAGATGAGCGACGGAGCGGCAGCCGCCGTCGTCATGAGCAAGGAGCGGGCGGAAGCGCTCGGCTTGAAGCCGCTGGCGACTTTCCGGTCGTTCGCGCTGGCCGGCGTTGAGCCGGAAATCATGGGCGTCGGCCCCGTGAAGGCCATTCCGAAAGCGCTGAAGATGGCCGGTATTACTTTGGATGACGTGAAGCTGTTCGAAATCAACGAGGCGTTCGCTTCCCAATGCGTGCAAATCATCCGGGAGCTCGGCATCGACGAGGAGAAGGTGAACGTGAACGGCGGCGCCATCGCGCTCGGGCATCCGCTGGGGTGCACGGGCACCAAAATCACGGCGACGCTCATTCACGAGCTGCGCCGCAGGGGCGGAGGTTTCGGCGTCGTCTCGATGTGCATCGGCGGCGGCATGGGCGCGGCGGGCGTGTTCGAGGTTCATGCGGGGTAA
- a CDS encoding PaaI family thioesterase, translating to MDATNPETKLPAEFEIWKEKAESTFWGLLGCEFEELTDKQITVSLDIKPHHLNLIGILHGGVHATMMDSAMGLMAMIARPRESVVTTNLNLHYVAPTGQGRIIVTAELVHMSRKLVNTQAYARTGDGELLAFGTGTFRVIEPKAPVPADDHN from the coding sequence ATGGACGCGACGAACCCGGAAACGAAGCTGCCGGCGGAGTTCGAGATTTGGAAGGAGAAGGCGGAATCCACCTTCTGGGGGTTGCTCGGCTGCGAATTCGAGGAGCTGACCGACAAGCAGATCACCGTTTCGCTCGACATCAAGCCCCATCATCTGAATTTGATCGGGATTTTGCACGGCGGCGTGCATGCCACGATGATGGATTCCGCGATGGGCCTCATGGCGATGATCGCCAGACCCCGCGAAAGCGTGGTCACGACCAACCTGAATCTGCACTACGTGGCGCCGACCGGCCAAGGGCGCATCATCGTGACGGCGGAGCTCGTGCATATGTCGCGGAAGCTGGTCAATACGCAGGCTTACGCACGCACGGGTGACGGGGAGCTGCTGGCGTTCGGGACGGGAACGTTCCGCGTCATCGAACCGAAAGCGCCGGTTCCGGCCGACGACCACAATTAA
- a CDS encoding ABC transporter ATP-binding protein, translating to MIQFIEVTKKYNERSMVLKGINLEIKEGELITLIGPSGCGKTTTMKMINRLVEPTSGKILIDGQDISRINPVELRRNIGYVIQQIGLFPHMTIKENVAIVPKLKGMDKAAYEKRIDELMDMVGLNPDQYRNRYPSELSGGQQQRIGVIRAMAAEPSIILMDEPFSALDPISREQLQDELIRLQEEVKKTIVFVSHDMDESLKIADRIVIMQGGVIVQADTPDRILRRPKNDFVRTFIGESRLNESESLTVDDVMIPNPVIVFQTRGLAFGAKLMRERRVNGLLVTDRNRHFKGVVSKEMLEERYREEDLTLQEIMKTDIPVIPLGTSVGEAVDTMKQHAMSYIPVVNGSGQIAGLVTNSSLIDALLKQI from the coding sequence GTGATCCAATTCATCGAGGTGACGAAGAAGTACAACGAGCGGTCCATGGTGCTGAAAGGAATCAACTTGGAGATCAAGGAGGGCGAGCTGATTACCCTGATCGGGCCGAGCGGCTGCGGCAAGACGACGACGATGAAAATGATCAACCGGCTCGTCGAGCCGACTTCCGGAAAAATCCTGATCGACGGGCAAGACATTTCGCGAATCAACCCGGTCGAATTGAGGAGAAACATCGGTTACGTGATCCAGCAGATCGGCTTGTTTCCGCATATGACGATCAAGGAGAACGTCGCCATCGTTCCCAAGCTGAAGGGAATGGACAAAGCCGCTTATGAAAAAAGGATCGACGAGCTGATGGATATGGTCGGACTGAACCCGGACCAATACCGGAACCGTTACCCGTCCGAGCTCAGCGGCGGGCAGCAGCAGAGAATCGGCGTCATCCGGGCGATGGCGGCGGAGCCGTCCATCATCCTCATGGACGAGCCGTTCAGCGCGCTGGACCCGATCAGCCGGGAGCAGCTTCAAGATGAACTGATCCGCCTGCAGGAAGAAGTCAAAAAGACGATCGTGTTCGTCTCGCACGATATGGATGAGTCCCTGAAAATCGCGGACCGCATCGTGATCATGCAGGGAGGAGTCATCGTGCAGGCCGATACGCCGGACCGGATCCTGAGGCGGCCGAAGAACGATTTCGTGCGGACGTTCATCGGGGAGAGCCGGCTGAACGAGTCGGAGTCCTTAACGGTGGACGACGTCATGATCCCGAATCCGGTCATCGTCTTCCAGACCAGGGGACTCGCTTTCGGCGCGAAGCTGATGCGCGAGCGCCGGGTGAACGGCCTTCTCGTGACGGACCGGAACCGCCACTTCAAGGGCGTCGTTTCGAAAGAAATGCTCGAAGAGCGATACCGGGAAGAGGATCTCACGCTGCAGGAAATCATGAAAACGGATATTCCGGTGATTCCTCTGGGCACCAGCGTCGGCGAAGCCGTGGACACCATGAAACAGCACGCAATGAGTTATATTCCCGTCGTGAACGGCAGCGGACAAATCGCCGGCCTCGTGACCAATTCCAGTTTGATTGACGCCTTGCTTAAACAGATCTGA
- a CDS encoding acyl-CoA dehydrogenase family protein gives MSKVLNDKVLGGSFIIEDIDYSRIVSPEDFTEEQRMIAQTTEDFVETEIAPHDEAIEKLNYELTVQKLRKAGETGLLGADVPEAYGGLGLDKVSSTLISESMTKASAFALSAGAHVGIGTLPIVYFGTEAQKRKYLPDLASGEKLAAYCLTEPSSGSDAQGAKTTAMPTEDGKHYVLNGTKQFITNAGFADIFIVYAKVNGTDFSTFIVERTMPGVSIGPEEKKMGIKGSSTCPLILEDVMVPAENLLWEIGKGHLIAFNILNIGRFKLAAGTLGASKDAIELASKYANERTQFGRKISSFPLIGKKLAEMNVKTYALESMVYRTAGLFDEGLAEVDHAGDNVGLQAAKAIAEYQLECSINKVFGSEVLDFVADEGVQIHGGYGFIQEYRIERIYRDSRINRIFEGTNEINRLLIPGTLIKRAMKGELPLMQKAMALQSELMELVPGQPFEGTLEQETHLLGMAKKIFLMVGAQAVQKYQMKLEQEQEILSHLADIMISVFAAESALLRTRKLIAKSGEAKAATAVAMTQVFVHEEFAKIEGWAKEALSAMESGDMLRTQLSVLKKLTRKTPVDTIGLKRQIAAKVIEAEKYVV, from the coding sequence ATGAGCAAAGTGCTGAACGACAAGGTGCTGGGCGGAAGCTTCATCATTGAGGATATCGATTATTCGAGAATCGTGTCTCCCGAGGATTTCACCGAAGAACAGCGCATGATCGCGCAGACGACCGAGGATTTCGTGGAGACGGAGATTGCCCCGCACGACGAGGCGATCGAGAAGCTGAACTACGAGCTGACCGTGCAGAAGCTGCGCAAGGCCGGGGAGACCGGCTTGCTCGGCGCCGACGTGCCGGAGGCCTACGGCGGCCTCGGCCTCGATAAGGTCAGCTCCACGTTGATCAGCGAAAGCATGACCAAAGCGTCCGCGTTCGCGCTGTCCGCCGGCGCGCACGTCGGCATCGGCACGCTGCCGATCGTCTATTTCGGCACCGAAGCGCAGAAGCGAAAGTACTTGCCCGACCTCGCTTCCGGCGAGAAGCTGGCCGCCTACTGCCTCACGGAGCCGTCCTCCGGCTCGGACGCCCAAGGCGCCAAGACGACGGCGATGCCGACGGAAGACGGCAAGCATTACGTGCTGAACGGCACGAAGCAATTCATTACGAATGCTGGCTTCGCCGACATTTTCATCGTCTATGCCAAGGTGAACGGCACCGATTTCAGCACGTTCATCGTCGAGCGAACGATGCCGGGCGTCAGCATCGGGCCTGAAGAGAAGAAGATGGGCATCAAGGGGTCGTCCACTTGCCCGCTCATTCTCGAGGACGTCATGGTGCCGGCCGAGAACCTGCTGTGGGAGATCGGCAAAGGCCACCTGATCGCGTTCAACATCCTGAACATCGGCCGCTTCAAGCTGGCAGCGGGCACGCTCGGCGCCTCCAAGGACGCGATCGAGCTGGCTTCCAAATACGCGAACGAGCGCACCCAGTTCGGCCGCAAAATCTCATCGTTCCCGCTCATCGGCAAGAAGCTGGCGGAGATGAACGTAAAGACGTATGCGCTCGAGAGCATGGTTTACCGCACGGCCGGCCTGTTCGACGAGGGGCTGGCGGAGGTCGACCACGCCGGCGACAACGTCGGATTGCAAGCGGCCAAAGCCATCGCCGAGTACCAGCTGGAATGCTCGATCAACAAGGTGTTCGGCTCCGAGGTGCTGGACTTCGTCGCGGACGAGGGCGTCCAAATCCACGGCGGCTACGGCTTCATCCAGGAGTACCGCATCGAGCGCATTTACCGGGATTCCCGCATCAACCGCATTTTCGAAGGGACGAACGAAATCAACCGCCTGCTCATTCCGGGCACGCTGATCAAACGCGCGATGAAAGGCGAGCTGCCGCTCATGCAGAAAGCGATGGCGCTGCAGTCGGAGCTGATGGAGCTGGTGCCGGGGCAACCGTTCGAAGGCACGCTGGAGCAGGAAACCCACCTGCTGGGCATGGCGAAGAAGATTTTCCTGATGGTCGGCGCGCAGGCGGTGCAGAAATACCAGATGAAGCTGGAGCAGGAGCAGGAAATCTTGAGCCACCTCGCGGACATCATGATCTCCGTGTTCGCGGCGGAAAGCGCCCTGCTGCGGACGCGCAAGCTGATCGCCAAGTCCGGGGAGGCGAAAGCGGCAACCGCCGTCGCCATGACGCAGGTTTTCGTGCACGAGGAGTTCGCGAAAATCGAAGGCTGGGCCAAGGAAGCCTTGTCGGCCATGGAGTCCGGGGATATGCTCAGAACCCAGTTGTCGGTGCTGAAGAAGCTGACGCGCAAGACGCCGGTCGACACGATCGGGTTGAAACGCCAAATCGCGGCCAAAGTCATCGAAGCGGAAAAATACGTCGTGTGA
- a CDS encoding SCP2 sterol-binding domain-containing protein, whose translation MGAIEELRKLAEAMNADPEPIRSLQTVYQFNLTDGASYQASFRDGTVTVTEGTPDEPACTLTLSEANFFKLLRDDLNATMAFMLGTLKVEGKIGLALKLQEALRQYV comes from the coding sequence ATGGGGGCCATTGAAGAATTGCGGAAGCTCGCGGAGGCGATGAATGCCGATCCGGAGCCGATCCGTTCCCTGCAGACCGTCTACCAATTCAACCTGACCGACGGAGCCTCGTATCAGGCTTCGTTTCGGGACGGAACGGTGACGGTCACCGAAGGGACGCCGGATGAGCCGGCCTGCACGCTGACGCTCTCGGAAGCGAATTTCTTCAAGCTGCTCCGGGACGACCTCAACGCGACAATGGCGTTCATGCTGGGCACGCTCAAGGTGGAAGGAAAGATCGGGCTGGCGCTCAAGCTGCAAGAGGCGCTGAGGCAGTACGTATAA